The Humulus lupulus chromosome 4, drHumLupu1.1, whole genome shotgun sequence genome has a window encoding:
- the LOC133829993 gene encoding probable serine/threonine-protein kinase At1g54610 gives MGCVLGTEASGDRPRSTGAQRSRRKVEQSRSANTVDVVVRNKKRETERQRTSKRTGDLPAVEHRKPRPEPFLTNEQGWPSWLLDAAGDAIQGWTPRRANSFERLAKIGQGTYSNVYKARDLLSGKIVALKKVRFDTLEPESVKFMAREIIVLRKLDHPNVLKLEGLATSRMSCSLYLVFEYMEHDLAGLAARSGVKFTEPQIKCYMKQLLSGLEHCHNNGVLHRDIKGSNLLVNNEGILKIADFGLATFYDPNHRQPMTSRVVTLWYRPPELLLGATIYGVGIDLWSAGCILAELLAGKPIMPGRTEVEQLHKIFKLCGSPSEDYWKKYRLPNATLFKPQQPYKRCIAETFKDFPPPSLPLIESLLSIDPDGRGDATTALQREFFTTEPHPCEPSSLPKYPPSKELDVKLREEEARRQRGLSGKSHVVDGARKVKVRDRVGRAVPAPEANAEVQANLDRWRVATQTNAKSKSEKFPPPHQDGAVGYPQETSHKGPLSFGASDSSFGSAVFNSRSSQSVKSMGAASGGPSRRKTNREDPRLASSHKFIRGFKPSSVGISTNIFFRSK, from the exons ATGGGTTGTGTTCTCGGCACCGAAGCCTCCGGGGATCGTCCGAGATCTACCGGAGCTCAACGCAGTCGCCGGAAAGTCGAGCAAAGTCGCTCTGCTAACACCGTCGATGTCGTCGTTAGAAATAAGAAGAGAGAAACTGAGAGGCAGAGGACGAGTAAACGGACCGGTGATTTACCGGCGGTTGAGCACCGGAAACCTAGGCCAGAACCTTTCCTTACTAACGAGCAAGGTTGGCCATCTTGGCTCTTAGACGCCGCCGGCGATGCGATCCAGGGTTGGACCCCTCGCCGCGCCAACAGTTTTGAGAGACTGGCTaag ATTGGGCAAGGGACTTACAGCAATGTGTATAAAGCTAGGGATCTTCTTAGTGGGAAAATAGTGGCGTTAAAGAAGGTAAGGTTTGATACTTTGGAGCCAGAGAGTGTGAAATTCATGGCCAGAGAGATTATTGTGCTGAGAAAGCTTGATCATCCCAATGTGCTTAAGCTTGAAGGCTTAGCTACCTCAAGAATGTCTTGTAGTCTTTACTTGGTATTCGAGTACATGGAACATGATCTCGCCGGCCTTGCTGCCCGGTCAGGGGTCAAGTTCACTGAGCCTCAG ATTAAGTGCTATATGAAGCAATTGCTTTCTGGACTCGAGCATTGCCACAACAATGGTGTTTTACACCGTGATATCAAGGGTTCCAATTTGCTTGTTAACAATGAAGGGATTCTGAAAATTGCTGATTTTGGGCTGGCTACTTTCTATGATCCTAACCACAGGCAACCAATGACTAGTCGAGTAGTCACCCTTTGGTATCGACCCCCAGAACTTCTACTCGGAGCCACAATATATGGAGTTGGTATTGACCTTTGGAGTGCTGGATGCATCTTGGCCGAGCTACTTGCTGGGAAGCCAATTATGCCAGGACGGACAGAG GTTGAACAACTGCACAAGATATTTAAACTATGTGGCTCCCCATCTGAGGACTACTGGAAGAAATATAGGTTGCCAAATGCAACACTTTTTAAGCCACAGCAACCATACAAGCGCTGTATAGCAGAAACATTCAAGGATTTTCCTCCTCCTTCGCTACCTCTAATAGAATCTCTCCTTTCGATAGACCCTGATGGACGAGGTGACGCAACTACAGCTCTACAGAGAGAA TTCTTTACCACTGAGCCTCATCCTTGTGAGCCATCAAGTTTACCTAAGTATCCTCCCAGCAAAGAATTAGATGTAAAATTACGAGAAGAAGAAGCTAGAAG GCAAAGAGGTCTTAGTGGGAAATCTCATGTTGTTGATGGTGCAAGAAAAGTTAAGGTTCGTGATCGTGTTGGTCGAGCAGTTCCAGCTCCAGAAGCCAATGCAGAGGTTCAAGCAAACTTAGAT AGGTGGAGAGTTGCCACACAAACAAATGCCAAGAGCAAAAGCGAGAAATTTCCACCTCCCCATCAAGATGGAGCGGTTGGATACCCGCAAGAAACATCACACAAAGGCCCTTTGTCATTTGGTGCATCTGATTCTTCTTTTGGTTCAGCTGTGTTCAATTCAAGATCATCACAATCTGTCAAAAGCATGGGAGCTGCTTCTGGGGGGCCTTCAAGGAGGAAAACTAACAGAGAGGACCCCCGGCTGGCTTCTTCGCACAAGTTTATCCGCGGATTCAAGCCTTCCTCGGTAGGGATATCGACAAATATATTTTTCAGGAGTAAATAA